The segment CTACACACCATCACCTGACCTcagctgcaggcactgcacactaTCACCTGACTTCAGCTGCAGACAGTGCACACCACCACCTGACCTCAGCTGCAGGCATTGCACACCACCACCTGACCTCAGCTGCAGGAACTGCACACCACCACCTGACCTCAGCTGCAGGCATTGCACACCACCACCTGACCTcagctgcaggcactgcacaccaccacctgacctcagctgcaggcactgcacactaTCACCTGACTTCAGCTGTAGACAGTGCACACCACCACCTGACCTcagctgcaggcactgcacaccaCCACCTGACCTCAGCTGTAGGCACTGCACACCACCACCTGACCTcagctgcaggcactgcacaccatcacctgacctcagctgcaggcactgcacactaTCACCTGACTTCAGCTGCAGACAGTGCACACCACCACCTGACCTCAGCTGCAGGCATTGCACACCACCACCTGACCTCAGCTTCAGGAACTGCACACCACCACCTGACCTCAGCTGCAGGCATTGCACACCACCACCTGACCTcagct is part of the Apodemus sylvaticus chromosome 13, mApoSyl1.1, whole genome shotgun sequence genome and harbors:
- the LOC127663873 gene encoding loricrin-like isoform X2 — its product is MSDSGVQCLQLRSGDGVQCLQLGSGGGVQCLQLGSGGGVQCLQLRSGDGVQCLQLRSGGGVQCLQLRSGDGVQCLQLRSGGMYCLQLRSGGGVYCLQLRSGGGVQCLQLRSGGGVHCLQLKSGDSVQCLQLRSGGGVQCLQLRSGGGVHCLQLKSGDSVQCLQLRSGDGVQCLQLRSGGGVQCLQLRSGGGVQCLQLRSGGGVHCLQLKSGDSVQCLQLRSGGGVQCLQLRSGGGVQCLQLRSGGGVQFLQLRSGGGVQCLQLRSGGGVHCLQLKSGDSVQCLQLRSGDGV